The Halodesulfovibrio sp. MK-HDV genomic interval TACCTTAATTGACACAAAAAAAGCCGCATTATGCGGCTTTTTTTTATGTACTCTACAGCAGAAATATTCGTGCGGAAGTTGCGCGTTTGCTGTGAGTATGTGCAGGCTGTTCTAGCAAAGAATTTTTTTGAAATTCCGTAAAACAGTCTTGAGCATGTTGTCAGATGGCTCAATAAAGCCAAAATGCATGCCGCGAACAAGACCGACCATAGTAGCCATGAGCATGTCCGCTGTTTCCTGAGCATCAATATCCGCAATAATTGAACCGTCAAGCTTGCCTTCGTCAATAGAGTCACAAAGGTAGCCAGTAACGTATGCGTAGATTTCTTTGATCTGAATAAAGAAGTCTTCACTGTTACCACAGTAACGGGTTGGAGCATCGCGGAAGATAAGAGAGAATTCCATGTGGTTCTTTTTTACGAAGACGTAAAAAGACTTTATTACGGATTCTACTTTTTCGAGTGCATTTTCCGGCTCGCGAACTTCAAGATATTTTTCAATATCTTCAATGAGCTGGTTTTTTACATTCGTGATGAGTGTAAGAAAGATATCATCTTTAGTACGGAAGTGGCGGAAGATTGTTCCTTCTGCAACACCAGCTTCTTTGGCGAGAAGACTGGTAGGTGTGTTACTAAATCCACGTTCAGCAAAAAGACGTGCAGCAGTATCAAGAATAATATCGCGTTTCATGGTAGCCTCATACCTTTATTTGGCAGTATGCAAATCAGTTGTGCCAGTGGGTACTCGCACAGGTGAGAGGGGATAACTCGATACTGTGAGGCTGTCAACGGATTGAAGCAGATAATCGGTGAAGGTTGCTATAATTTTTCCTACCTTAGAGTAAACAGAGTACAGGCACGCGGCTCGGTCTTTTTCTATAAATCATCGGTTGTTGCTGAACTGTGTTTATATACGTCGCGTAGTGCTTTGCCTGTTTGAACCACGGTTGCTTCTAATTCACTCATAAGATTGCTTACCGCTTTTTGATCCTCGGCTTCTGCCGCGCGGGCAACGCAGCTCGCCATTTTGTCTACTTCTCTGAGTGCATATTTTTGTGCCTGATTCTGAAGTTTTTCTGCTGTATGTAGAATTCCTGTAATGCTGCCTTCTTCTGCATGGAGAAATATTTCTTCAAATGTTTCCTGCAGTTGAGATATTATTTTAGGAATCTGCGGAAGGAAGAACATGTCGAGAACTTCAGCAGGATGTGCGGCCTCTTCAGAGTTTAGTGTTAAATGACTCACAGCTTCGGTCAGCGGAGTGTCATCCCATTTGGGGGTATCTTCGTTTGCTTCCACAATACTGCTGAAGGCTGTGTGATTGTCTGATGTCACGAGTTGTTGCGCAACTTGAGTTCTTCGTTCATTGGCTACTCTTGAAAAGAGTTCCTCTTTGTCTTCTGTTTCGTCTAATTCCAACGCATCTAACGCACCTAGCTCATCTAACTCATCAAATGAGAACAGAGGAGGAGGTGTTACACTGCTCTTTTCTTCATCTTGTTCTACATTGTCCAGTTCCGCATTGTCTGAGATTTCATCAAGTAATATTTCTTCACGATCTTCTGAGGCTACAGGCTCTTCTTCTATAGAATTTGTAGCGACCCCACTGCCGCCAAGAACTTCTTTT includes:
- a CDS encoding TetR/AcrR family transcriptional regulator yields the protein MKRDIILDTAARLFAERGFSNTPTSLLAKEAGVAEGTIFRHFRTKDDIFLTLITNVKNQLIEDIEKYLEVREPENALEKVESVIKSFYVFVKKNHMEFSLIFRDAPTRYCGNSEDFFIQIKEIYAYVTGYLCDSIDEGKLDGSIIADIDAQETADMLMATMVGLVRGMHFGFIEPSDNMLKTVLRNFKKILC